In one Balaenoptera acutorostrata chromosome 5, mBalAcu1.1, whole genome shotgun sequence genomic region, the following are encoded:
- the LOC103001307 gene encoding LOW QUALITY PROTEIN: UBX domain-containing protein 7-like (The sequence of the model RefSeq protein was modified relative to this genomic sequence to represent the inferred CDS: inserted 1 base in 1 codon; deleted 1 base in 1 codon) → MGKTAAPRLETQTGMSYQKRFKVETTMGNSVRSENLNSAAAAEVRWGDCAASLALKGLIHQFTTITSASESVGKHMLETYHNNLEVAVAMFLDGGGMAEEPSTSSASVSTVRSHTDEEVRASVSQKQEILVELEPLFGAPKRRQPARSIFGGFWDFQTETIRQEQELRNAGTLDKKLTTLADLFWPPIDLMHEGSLETAKECGQVQNKWLMINIQNVQDFACQCLNREVRSKEDVENIFREHFIFWQVYHDSEESQRYIQFYKLGDLPYVSILDPGTGQKLVPWYQLDLSSFLDQVTGFLCENGQLDGLSSSPHKKCACSESLIDAGEDSQLEAAIRASLQETHXDYTQAKQDSCSDEESESEFFSGSEEFISVCGSDEEEEIENLVKSGKSPHKDLGHRKEENRRSLAERPARTEPGTATNHQGLPAVDSEILEMPPEKSDGILEGIDVNGPKAQLMLQYPDGKREQITLPEQAKLLALVKHVQSKGYPHERFELHANFPRRKLSHLGYDITLQEAGLCPQEAVFVQERN, encoded by the exons ATGGGGAAAACTGCAGCCCCAAGACTGGAGACACAGACTGGCATGTCTTACCAGAAGAGATTTAAAGTGGAAACTACCATGGGAAACAGTGTCCGGtcggaaaacctgaact cagcagcggcggcggaGGTAAGATGGGGTGACTGCGCGGCGTCTTTGGCGCTGAAGGGGTTAATTCATCAGTTCACCACCATCACCAGTGCAAGTGAAAGTGTAGGGAAACACATGCTTGAAACCTACCACAATAATCTGGAGGTGGCAGTCGCTATGTTTTTGGATGGTGGAGGAATGGCTGAGGAGCCCAGTACCAGTTCAGCAAGTGTCTCCACTGTCAGATCTCACACAGACGAGGAagtccgtgcctcagtttctcaaaaGCAAGAAATATTGGTGGAACTGGAACCTTTGTTTGGTGCTCCTAAAAGACGACAGCCTGCACGTTCTATATTTGGTGGTTTCTGGGATTTTCAAACTGAAACTATTCGGCAAGAACAGGAATTAAGAAATGCAGGAACACTAGATAAGAAACTAACTACCCTTGCGGATCTCTTCTGGCCACCCATTGATTTGATGCATGAAGGCAGCTTAGAAACAGCCAAAGAGTGTGGCCAGGTGCAGAACAAGTGGCTGATGATAAACATTCAAAATGTACAAGACTTTGCATGCCAGTGCCTCAACCGGGAGGTACGGAGCAAGGAAGATGTGGAGAATATTTTTCGGGAACATTTCATTTTCTGGCAGGTTTATCACGACAGTGAGGAAAGTCAGAGATACATACAGTTTTATAAGCTAGGGGATTTACCCTATGTTTCCATCTTGGATCCTGGGACAGGTCAGAAGCTAGTACCGTGGTACCAGTTAGACCTATCTTCTTTCTTGGACCAAGTAACGGGATTTCTGTGTGAAAACGGGCAACTAGATGGACTTTCTAGCAGTCCCCACAAAAAATGTGCCTGTTCGGAGAGCCTTATAGATGCAGGTGAAGACAGCCAGCTAGAAGCTGCCATCAGAGCCTCCTTGCAAGAGACAC TTGATTACACACAGGCGAAACAGGATAGCTGCTCAGATGAAGAATCTgagtctgaatttttttctggCAGTGAAGAGTTCATATCCGTTTGTGGCTCTGATGAAGAGGAGGAGATAGAGAATCTTGTCAAGTCTGGAAAGTCTCCCCACAAAGATTTGGGGCATAGAAAAGAGGAGAACAGAAGGTCACTGGCTGAGCGCCCTGCCAGAACTGAGCCTGGAACAGCCACAAACCACCAAGGATTGCCAGCCGTGGATTCAGAAATATTggagatgccaccagaaaaatcAGATGGAATACTGGAGGGCATTGATGTAAATGGACCAAAAGCACAGCTGATGTTGCAGTATCCAgatgga aaaagagaacaaatcaCTCTTCCAGAGCAAGCTAAACTACTAGCTTTGGTGAAGCATGTCCAGTCTAAAGGATATCCACATGAACGTTTTGAACTTCACGCCAACTTCCCTCGAAGGAAACTCTCTCATCTGGGCTATGATATTACATTACAGGAGGCAGGTCTTTGTCCTCAAGAGGCTGTCTTTGTACAGGAAAGAAATTAA